The Leishmania panamensis strain MHOM/PA/94/PSC-1 chromosome 5 sequence genomic sequence CGCAATGCACACGCATGCGAACTCGAACGAATACCCACAGCCAGAGCCCAGTAAACGTAAAGCGTCCATGTCGGCTGGCTTTGAGGTGCACAACCGCAACATTGGCTCAAACGGCAGCGAGGCCAACGGACACGGTGACCGCGCCGATGAGCCAGGCCTCGCTTCGTTGCTGATGGCAGGGGTCGGTGGAAGctcgacgacggcagcggatGTGACCAATACAACGGCCACAACGTCCCTCTTGCCCCCTGGCTCCACCAGTGGAGTGGTGACGAGCTCGCACGTCTCGCCCACCCTGAGCTCCCGAGAGAGGGTTTGCTTCCAGGGCTTTCTATCcacggcggctgcggcggtgctcaCAGGAATTCTCCTGACGACGTATATATGGCGGTCCACCTCCGCGTCCAACATCGACCCGGCCACCGGCACGGTACGCTTACATTCATTCCAGTACTTTGTCTATTGTTTTCTGGGCGGCATGACGGTGGGGATGGTCCACCTCGTCGTTGCCCCTATCGACATCCTCAAGTGTCGCGTGCAGGTGGGCGAGTACCGCAGCTTTATGGATGGGTTTATTCATCTCTATCGCGTTGAGGCTGGAGGCTCCATCCTCCGcgcactgccgctgttgtTCCGCGGGTGGCTGCCAATGCTGTGGGGATACGGCATTCAAGGCTCCGTCAAGTTCTCTCTCTACGAATTTTTGAAGTACAAGCTGCTGATCTCTTCTGTGCAGGCGCCAGGTGCCGCTGCGAAAGGGGTAGCCAGCTCGCCCGCGCTGTCGTTAGCGGCTCACTCCTCCAGTCTCTACCAGTTCTtcatttttctcttctcgagCTGCCTGGCCGAGGTGGTTGCCGATCTCGGCTTGGCACCATGGGAGGCGGTAAAAATTCGCATGCAGACTTCGCCTTCCTTTCCGATGCACCTCCGTACTGCCCTGCCACGCAtgtgggaaagagaggggctgcACGGCTTCTACAAGGGACTGGTGCCGCTCTGGTGCCGGCAGGTGCCATACACTATGATAAAGTTCTCCTCCTTTGAATTTATCGTCGCCTGGCTGCAGTCCCTCTTCAATCGCCTTGGCATCAtgggcgctgcggcgcctgGCGTCACGGAGAAACTGGTCGTAAGTTTGCTCGCTGGCGTGCTGGCAGGGCTGCTCTGCGGCGTCGTGTCACACCCGGCGGACACGGTGCTGTCGAGAATGAACCAGAGGGCGTCTGCATTAACATTGAATCCGACGCCGCTAGTGGCCAATCCAATCGTGGAcgcgccgtgcagcagcatcggtCAAGCCAGAGCACCGTGCACCGCATTCCGCAGCGCGGTGCACGGTGCTCTCGAGTTGATGCGTACGGTGGGGTGGCGCGGGATGTGGAAAGGTTTGGCACCCCGTCTGCTGATGGTGGTTTCGCTGACGGCACTGCAGTGGGTGACGTATGACGGTTTCAAGGTGTGGGCTGGATTGCCCACGACTGGAGACGTGAAGGAGTAACGCTGCGGCTACCGAAGCACGTGATGGAGAGGaaaacagcagcgatggcaaGAATGAGCGTGCGATTCACatgcgatggaggaggggggagtaaCCGGTGCGCATGCGTACGGATCCTGATTATGGGCTTGCGCCCAGAAGTACATTGCAGCTGTGGTGGTTGCTGATGCACTACCTTATCCATTGATCAACGGAAATGAATctgaggagggaagggggccCCAAAGCAGTCAGTGGGCACATCGATGCACATCCAGCGTAGAGGGACGAAAGTGCCGcccccctgtctctctcccctctctcgtcctcgctCCCTATGCTCTTCACGCCAGACACCAGGCGGAGAGCTGTGGTTGCGCTTGAGTGGATCTGACAACAAGAAGACGAGCACTGATACGCTATCATCCTTCCCCTTAGTGGCTCGCGCTGCACAGCGGAGAACACACTGGAAAATACAGTCTTCAGGCGATTGCGCACACTTTGATGAACGCCCTCTGTCATGCATCACAGCGATGGAATCCCTGAAGTTCCGTATACGAGCtcacgcccctccctccctccccccatcgcccatccacccaccaccctctctttctatcgctttctcttcccgCCGACACGACGTGCTGAGATGCTCGCCCATCAGCACTGCTTCGCCCAGTCACCTACACACGTAGTGGAAAGCGTGCTCACCGGTAGAGCTCCCGGAGGGATACCCGAGAGAACCGTCTACCCTCGTTCCTACGAACGAAGTCTCTACACACCGTTCACGCGATGGACAGCGCCACACGCATCCCGTCTCGTGTTCTTCACTTACCCCCTCCACTGCTTCAGCCGCGGGGCTCGAGATGGGCATCCGTGCAACCGTCACCCGATCGCGCTAGTCTGCTACTTCGCGGCCGTCATGAGTGTCAGCTGTTGGCCGTCTCGTCCTTCGCGCAGCAGGTGCCATGGGCAACCGCCTTGGCGCGAtcgtccagcagcggcgaagaagatgaCGCGCGTCACTTGGTGGCAGAACAGTGGCGtcagcgcggtgctgctcgtggCAACTCTGctggtgaggggggagggcggcggtgccttgtcctgccgcagccgcaccgcgACCTCACCTCTTCATGCTGGCTCTCTGCAAGTTTTGACACGCTCGGCGATGAGGATGACGAGGCAACTGTGAGCGATGAGGTGGCGTTTGGTCCGGTGGTAGGGCTTGGCGATGCCGCCTCAGTTATCACGATCATGCGTCCCTCACCTCTCAGCACAGCCAAATCGCCTCCTGGCACGACTGCCAAGTGGCTGCAGAGCACCATCTTCCTGGAGGACGCGGAGGACGCTGTGCTTGCCAGCCGCACACCCTTGGCGTGGCACAAGCAGCATggccgccaccacgacgGCCTCGACGTGGTCACGGCACTCAAACGGCCGTGTCATTCGTATCGTGCTCTACCGATAGCACCGGCTTGGAAGGCGGTAGAAGCGATCCTGCCGTGCAGCTATGCTCCAAGCCACCCCAGCGGTGGTCTGACCGACATGTACGTTCTCTGCCAGCGCGTGGATGACGTCTACGTGGGCAGCGGCATTGCCGCCGCAGGGCGCTCCGCGAGGCGGCCGTGTAGTTGTGTGTGGTTGTCCTCGGTGCAACGCGAGTCGGCCTGGCGCGTGCCGTTGGCCATACCACCCGGAGACGAAGACACACTAGGCATCggaggagacggtgctgctgcgtcttctTTAGCAGAGCTGAGGCACGCTGTGCGGCGCACACCGCGCCTGTTCGATGTGCGTCGGCGCCTGCCTCGTCTCAAGCACGCTTCAGCGCACCAGTCGTCGCATCCTCGccccgcgccgccgcccgcacTAGCGCATGAGCGCGCAAGTAGCGCTGAGACAGGGCCGATGGGTCTCGTCTTTGCGGCTGCTTTCCGTCGCCACGTTGGTCTTTACACCTCCGCAACAGTCACCCCCACGGTCTTctttgtgctgccgccacggctTACAGACGGGGTAGGCGGTagaactgctgctgctaccgcctcgcctcctcaATGGTGCTCGAACTGGTGCGTGACGTCTGTGGTGGAGGATTCATCCTTCGCAGCTGcaacgccagcagcagccctgcAGACATCACCagttggtggtggcagcggctaCTCGTACCTTGTGACGCTGATGCACAATCAGCGgagcaggcggaggagcaaCACTCACGTAGCTCCCGCGAAGGTGGAGCATCGTGGTCAGTCATGGCAGAGCGATgcgaacagcaacagcagcgactgcgacGGCAACTGCTGGTGGCTGCTGTACGACTGCAGGAACCCGTCCCTACCGGTTTGggcagccgaggaggcgctcgTAGTGCCGCCGGCGCTCGACGAAGAAGTCTGGCATGATGCACCGGTAGTCACGGAGTGGCTTgcatcagcgtcgccgccgcccgtgTCACACGCTGGCCTCCGCCGCAGTCCACTGTGCGCGACGTACGTCCCGCTCGCGGCGACTTCCACAGACGATGCGAGCGCTCTTACGGGGCCATCGGCGtgcggcgtgtgtgcagtGCTCGATGGTGGGACGACGAGGCCCGGCGGCGTGGCCTTGGACGCGGAGAACGAAGACGTCGTtgaaggcgaggaggcaaCGGCCGTATTCTCCCCCATCGTGTATGAACtatcgccgccgcgctctcTGCGGTCACCAGCACCCGGTGCTCCTCCGACGGTGACCACAAAGCTGCCACGTGTACGTGCGCTGGCGTACGCCGACGGCGTTCTTCACTACGCGTGTGAAGTAGTACTTTAGCCGCCGGAGTGGATAGGCGAAGGGCGGCGGGTGAAGCAGTGGCCGTGGCATCTGCAAAATATCGGGCTGTCGCACTTCCTCCCTGCCCCGCCAAATTCCGCCCTCACCGAAGGGCGCCACAAGCGGCTCTTGCGCCCTCTCCCCAAGACGTCAGTCAACGCCAACAGGACGAAACGAGAAGAGCAGACTAAACATAAATAAACGCAAAGCGAGGAGCCccagcaccggcgccgtGGTAGCGACCCgcgtagaggaggagggtgtgcCGGAGGAAATGAAGAAGTGCGGATGTGGCGTATGGAAAGCACATCCATACTTCTTCATTTCCTCTCTTGGCCTGCtaacggggggagggacaaAGTGTCCCGggccccccaccaccaccacgtccactccactccacaccacctctccctAATCCTAGACGGGCGTCGTTGCGAGGTCATCACTCGTTCGCCATTCAGCAGCGCACTGTCGAGGACTCACCCACACTCTTCGCTcacttttctctcgcctttTCGCTTTACGCAcgtctcttcctttcttgtTCATCtctccccgcccctccctcacacaaACGCCACGTACACACCCCTGCGCCGCGCCCACCCAACCATTCCTCCCCGGCTTTCTGCAGTGCTACTCTCCCGCCTATCCCTCGCTCGCGCTTCAGCGACCGCCTACCTTCGCCGACACCTCATTGATCTTCTCGTTTGTCTGACCCCCCCCTTCGTATCCGCTCCTGTTTTTCCCTATCCATGCGCTCGATGAGTCGAAGacttcccctctctgcggGTGGTTGCCTGGCCTGCGCGCCGCGAGGGTTGCCGCCGACGGCAAGTGCGGCCCTTGCCGCGACGTACTCGTCGACGAGCGCCATGCCCTTCTCATCCCTCTCGTTGCCCATGttcacagcagcgcagcgcatATCAGCGGCGTTTTTTCACACCTCTCCCGTGCACCGCTCCCCATCAGACGTGGCAGGCGACCTCGCGAAGGATCTGCACGACATCATCTCTCACGAccgcctcgtcgtcttcctcactGGCACCCCGGAGCAGCCGCGGTGCCGCTTTACCGCACAGCTGGTCGACCTCTTCAACCAGCTCGGCATCAAGTACACCTTCTTCAATATcatggacgacgacgaggtcTGCGAGGGGCTCAAGGCGTACAGCGACTGGCCGACGTACCCGCAGGTGTACCTAGACGGCGAGCTGATCGGTGGCTATGATATCTGTAAGAAGATGATGCTGGATGGAACGCTGACGAGTATGCTGAAGGCGAAAAACCTCATATGAGCGCCGCTAAAGAGGAAGGGCCAGAGGAggatgggagggggagagagagaaggctaTACAGCTGCGCGGCTGTAGAGTGGCAGTGAGCCCAGAAGGGCCAAAGAGAACGAAGCGACTCTCTCGCTCGGCTCTGCATGtcactctctttttccctctcggtctttcctcctcctcctccgcggtCTTACTTCGACCCACTGCAATCCCATTTTGCAAACGTTCTTCACAGAACTTGACCCACCCTCCCCACGCATGCTCAGGCGAGTGATCATCTTTCGGGCTACCCACCCCCAGTAGTTTGATGCGGCGGCTACTCTGACTCTACCGCGTCTTCccaggtgcgtgtgcgcgcatctTCGCTGCGCTtacgtccccccccccctcccctccacatGAGCGCCTACGGAATGTGGAATAGCgcgggaaaaagggggagtaCAAACGAAATTACGTCCCGACAACCACAACGTAGCCGTCGATGGGGACGTGCCGCGACGTGACATGCGgtcaccctctctcccctctcttgtcCACAGCCACTTCGGCGCGCCAGGCTGAGCACCCCACTTCTCTGTGTACACTCACTCCCGAGACACAAGAGGGGAAACGAGGCGCTGCCATGCACccgctctttctcgcctctTATCACCctcacctccttcctctctctgcctcgatCATGGGCTGACACACAGGCTCACGTGCGCGTAAACTCAGGCGCCTCGACCACCATTCCACGCACCCGCTCAAGCTCACGTAAACTTCCCCGCAGTGTCACTGACGCGCTAGCGTCGCCACCAATGACACATCGCAGGCGCCTACATGCATACGCTGAAAGTccgaggcacacacgcctgCACAAGCAGAAAATCAAAGGAGGTTCGCTGGAGGCACTCGCAGTGCTCTTAGACGGCAAatcactcccccctcctcctcctctcaacCTCCAGAACGACTACCAGGACACATAACCGATCACAGGTGCAGAAGCCGAAGAGTACGTTTCTCCAaacttccctcctcttcacctcaCACTCATCTTAACcactctcgctcgctctccgtGAGCTCTCTTCGTACACCAAGTCCTCAGCTTCTGTTTCCGAGGcgtggcagctgcacgactacgctgcgcacacacacacacatatgcacgTAGAACTTTGCTTCTACAAAAAGATTCTTCGTTGCGCAAAACTGCTGGGCTCGTCATGCAAGGCAAACGGGGTGGTGATGGCAGCGGTAGGACTACCGGCGCCACGCCCACCgagccgccagcggcagcggcgaaggcCCATGCGTGGATGGACGCGCTATGGGAAATGCACTGCGGTACCCCCCTCGCCGGAGCGGTGCGCTACACGGACTCAATCGTCGAGACCATGTGGGGGGTGTTTCAGCCGCTCCTGAGCAAACTGGACGTGTACCCGCTCGCCATTCCAGAGGTGCAGCCGGAGATGGTGACGGCATCCACAGCCGCCACGGTGGCCCTCACGGACTTTGTCGTTCTCCGTCTTCTCGACCCTGCAGCGCCTGGCAGGCGCTGCCACAGACACCgcggtggtgacggcagGGACGTGGCGGAAGACCCGACAAATGAGTTTGGCAATGTGCTGACACCGGTAATGCGCACCGCACTGCTCGAACAGCCATGCATCGTGCTAGCCCTCGTCGAGTTCTTCGCCGCCGTGTGGCTGTACCAGCACGAAGCGCGACAGCTAAGCTCCTCAATGAATGCACAGGGCGACAGGCAATGCCAAAGCGACGGTGgcacacaccccaccacgTCTTCCGCAGTCGTGCCAGCGGCATCGAGAGCACCAGCGCTTCGTCGCGTGTACGCGTCGGTGAGCGGTGATATGCGCCACGCAACGTCGTTCGATCACATCGGCGCCGCACTGCTTGGGCGAGTGTTGACGATCAAAGGAACGGTCGTCCGTATGAGCCCGACGCGCatctcgtgtgtgcgtatggcGTACCGCTGCGGCCACTGCGGCGTTGTGAAGGAGCAGACGACCGAAGACGGCGTTCTGACCTACCCAGGCCCGTGTGCgagcgcgcgctgccgcggctaCAAGTGGACCCCGCTAACGGATCAGGCGGTGTGCGAGgaagtgcagctgctccggcTGCAAGAGCATACGACCTTCTTCGACGTGTCCTCGTCGCTGACCTCGCctagcggcggcagcgccgccactcAGCAGCACGGCGAGGGCAACGGCAGCCAATGCATGGGCAATGGCGACATGCATGTCATGAtcgaggtggagctgcgcccACCGTGGCTCGACGCCGTTACGGTAGGCGactgcgtctgcgtgtgcggcgTGTTAGAGACGCggcggggagagggcaggCAAAGCGGCGGCATGCAGCAGGTGTGCCTGCGCGCCAGGTCGGTGAGGAGTCTGCGCAGTCAGGGGAccttctccagctcatcTTCCTTGAGCTGcatcgcggcgctgcagcaccgccaacGCGGTGGGGTGCACCTGGCCGCAACTGGGGGTCACCGTGATGGTCCCTGGCGACCTGCACACGGCGTCGGGGCCGCCACGTTCGCAGACGGTGCGGGCACTGGTGATTGCCTGCACGGCGACGGTGAAAGGGAGGCGGAAGACGAGCTGATACTTGGCACTGCCGCACAGCTTGGTAGAGTCAGGCCGACAGTCATCGCGGCGGAGGCCACCACGTCGGCCATCCCAACGCTGCTGTCGGGTGCCCgtgcctccgccttctcctctggATTGGACAGCTGGTCTGCCGAGGAGGCAGGGCGCTTTTACGAGGTGGCGCGGCACCCGCAGTGGTTTGCA encodes the following:
- a CDS encoding phosphate carrier protein, mitochondrial precursor-like protein (TriTrypDB/GeneDB-style sysID: LpmP.05.0290), which produces MHTHANSNEYPQPEPSKRKASMSAGFEVHNRNIGSNGSEANGHGDRADEPGLASLLMAGVGGSSTTAADVTNTTATTSLLPPGSTSGVVTSSHVSPTLSSRERVCFQGFLSTAAAAVLTGILLTTYIWRSTSASNIDPATGTVRLHSFQYFVYCFLGGMTVGMVHLVVAPIDILKCRVQVGEYRSFMDGFIHLYRVEAGGSILRALPLLFRGWLPMLWGYGIQGSVKFSLYEFLKYKLLISSVQAPGAAAKGVASSPALSLAAHSSSLYQFFIFLFSSCLAEVVADLGLAPWEAVKIRMQTSPSFPMHLRTALPRMWEREGLHGFYKGLVPLWCRQVPYTMIKFSSFEFIVAWLQSLFNRLGIMGAAAPGVTEKLVVSLLAGVLAGLLCGVVSHPADTVLSRMNQRASALTLNPTPLVANPIVDAPCSSIGQARAPCTAFRSAVHGALELMRTVGWRGMWKGLAPRLLMVVSLTALQWVTYDGFKVWAGLPTTGDVKE
- a CDS encoding hypothetical protein (TriTrypDB/GeneDB-style sysID: LpmP.05.0300) yields the protein MDSATRIPSRVLHLPPPLLQPRGSRWASVQPSPDRASLLLRGRHECQLLAVSSFAQQVPWATALARSSSSGEEDDARHLVAEQWRQRGAARGNSAGEGGGRRCLVLPQPHRDLTSSCWLSASFDTLGDEDDEATVSDEVAFGPVVGLGDAASVITIMRPSPLSTAKSPPGTTAKWLQSTIFLEDAEDAVLASRTPLAWHKQHGRHHDGLDVVTALKRPCHSYRALPIAPAWKAVEAILPCSYAPSHPSGGLTDMYVLCQRVDDVYVGSGIAAAGRSARRPCSCVWLSSVQRESAWRVPLAIPPGDEDTLGIGGDGAAASSLAELRHAVRRTPRLFDVRRRLPRLKHASAHQSSHPRPAPPPALAHERASSAETGPMGLVFAAAFRRHVGLYTSATVTPTVFFVLPPRLTDGVGGRTAAATASPPQWCSNWCVTSVVEDSSFAAATPAAALQTSPVGGGSGYSYLVTLMHNQRSRRRSNTHVAPAKVEHRGQSWQSDANSNSSDCDGNCWWLLYDCRNPSLPVWAAEEALVVPPALDEEVWHDAPVVTEWLASASPPPVSHAGLRRSPLCATYVPLAATSTDDASALTGPSACGVCAVLDGGTTRPGGVALDAENEDVVEGEEATAVFSPIVYELSPPRSLRSPAPGAPPTVTTKLPRVRALAYADGVLHYACEVVL
- a CDS encoding glutaredoxin-like protein (TriTrypDB/GeneDB-style sysID: LpmP.05.0310); protein product: MRSMSRRLPLSAGGCLACAPRGLPPTASAALAATYSSTSAMPFSSLSLPMFTAAQRISAAFFHTSPVHRSPSDVAGDLAKDLHDIISHDRLVVFLTGTPEQPRCRFTAQLVDLFNQLGIKYTFFNIMDDDEVCEGLKAYSDWPTYPQVYLDGELIGGYDICKKMMLDGTLTSMLKAKNLI
- a CDS encoding DNA replication licensing factor MCM8, putative (TriTrypDB/GeneDB-style sysID: LpmP.05.0320): MQGKRGGDGSGRTTGATPTEPPAAAAKAHAWMDALWEMHCGTPLAGAVRYTDSIVETMWGVFQPLLSKLDVYPLAIPEVQPEMVTASTAATVALTDFVVLRLLDPAAPGRRCHRHRGGDGRDVAEDPTNEFGNVLTPVMRTALLEQPCIVLALVEFFAAVWLYQHEARQLSSSMNAQGDRQCQSDGGTHPTTSSAVVPAASRAPALRRVYASVSGDMRHATSFDHIGAALLGRVLTIKGTVVRMSPTRISCVRMAYRCGHCGVVKEQTTEDGVLTYPGPCASARCRGYKWTPLTDQAVCEEVQLLRLQEHTTFFDVSSSLTSPSGGSAATQQHGEGNGSQCMGNGDMHVMIEVELRPPWLDAVTVGDCVCVCGVLETRRGEGRQSGGMQQVCLRARSVRSLRSQGTFSSSSSLSCIAALQHRQRGGVHLAATGGHRDGPWRPAHGVGAATFADGAGTGDCLHGDGEREAEDELILGTAAQLGRVRPTVIAAEATTSAIPTLLSGARASAFSSGLDSWSAEEAGRFYEVARHPQWFARLTASVAPSIFGMELVKQALLLSIVGGNRDKNGGETRSSIHVLLVGDPGLGKSQLLRAACAVAPRSAFVCAHTSSSCGLTMTLTRDPVSGETTFEAGAVVHGDGGITCLDEIDKGVQEHKALLEVMEQETVSLAKAGMIFSMPVRTSILAAGNPIGGCFDVSKSLAANVNLSPALLSRFDIIACLRNSHGTNGKAQQALTEHVLQWHRCGPAGGDDGDGQGRGHNALARSGGAGPLPLPLVQRFLLFCRSQCQPTLCREACDVLQAHYLAQRQHLPEPQYGFTHGVTDSRAGGGGEAGRFSDCGSVSGSFSTPAMGLEATVTPRYLQALIRVAEARAKLELRHVVTREDAEYAVQLLQSCLRSFDGLAAPGSAAVGAAAGSAEAGAGKKLAKLNLREAVLQRLKLAIVEEKNGVNLFTEQAILDVCESVGCRSATAMLRQLNEYGFLLQKGSSKYCLCGC